In Castanea sativa cultivar Marrone di Chiusa Pesio chromosome 6, ASM4071231v1, a single window of DNA contains:
- the LOC142640965 gene encoding disease resistance protein At4g27190-like: MEVVGAAVGALVATTSELLCSCVSSKTKTTFNLHSDVAAVEQEMKSLTDRIKEVKGETEAAEKEGHKIRAQVVTWLKDVETLQPRVNAIQGQMFNNKKPSRCFLNCRKRYRASREVEEILKEVKRLLLVAGSFDSGVVCLTGVPRAVEHIPGPSIQGQDTASKKLDEIMKALDVEGVQRIGIWGLGGVGKTTLVKNLNNELKKASTQPFGIVIWATVSKNLVIKNVQKQIAERLNLAVKMEESMQRMASRLYQRLENEEKFLLILDDVWAKIDLDTLGVPGPEVHKGCKIILTSRLKEVCRTMTTDVEIKMDVLNDGESWQLFCQKAGDVAHLEEIRPLAEAIVKECCRLPLAIITVGAALRKKTKVELWRHALKELQRSVPSIEGIEAEVYKPLKLSYDSLQGNNIKSCFLYCCLFPEDFAIEIKELVQYWRAEGLIGEGQNWEDMDEGISLIENLKDSCLLEDDPLTSGDEKTVKMHDVVRDVAIWISSSSEDGCKSLVRSGIGLSEISVGEFSNSNSLNRVSFMHNNITRLPNCMIQCSKASALLLQGNRALDTIPEKFLQEFEALKVLNLSGTNVWSLPHSLIQLRDLRVLLLRNCNYLKELPSLGTLSKLRELDLSTTCIANLPRGIENLSELRLLNLADTIRLKSFQPRILSKLSCLESLSMWKSGFRFRLKGEEDGQATFEEFKSSFNRLHYLNISLNGIPWGKSEDLSWINGISHLELRFYLAQGMSVVLITIDEKRCSIQNLNLFLSQEWIGWFWGNSSSLQLRECTGLLEMLEGFIESDASFAGLKSLSIIKCPTSSGQGRGCAACCDVLPNLGKLHLYDVENLNSISELGLRFHSLKSLEVFDCFQMRYVLSGGDFIQTLPNLEVLKVNKCTNLEELFNIESGQNMAPYPVVPKLRILELKHLGELVTLCRHEETWQCLEEVEVFNCLKMRYVLSCGDFIQTLPNLEVIKVSNCWNLEELFNIESGQNMAPDPVVPKLRILELKRLYKLVTLCRHEETWPCLEQVEVLGCDRLRRLPLTNQNAGTIKEIIGYSRWWDALEWDDDQIKSSLLPFFHPHDY, from the coding sequence ATGGAAGTGGTGGGTGCGGCTGTTGGTGCACTAGTGGCAACAACTAGCGAGCTTCTCTGTAGTTGTGTCAGTTCTAAGACCAAGACCACTTTCAATTTGCATTCAGATGTGGCTGCTGTTGAGCAGGAGATGAAAAGCCTTACGGATCGTATAAAAGAAGTCAAAGGTGAAACAGAAGCAGCGGAGAAAGAAGGACACAAAATCAGAGCTCAAGTCGTAACTTGGCTTAAGGACGTGGAAACGCTTCAGCCTAGAGTCAATGCAATTCAAGGACAAatgttcaacaacaaaaagcctTCTCGATGTTTCTTAAATTGCAGAAAGCGGTATAGAGCGAGCAGGGAAGTGGAAGAAATTCTGAAAGAGGTCAAAAGGCTTCTTCTTGTAGCTGGAAGTTTTGACTCTGGTGTGGTTTGTCTTACTGGAGTTCCCAGAGCAGTGGAGCATATTCCTGGGCCTTCAATTCAAGGCCAAGACACTGCATCAAAAAAATTAGACGAGATTATGAAGGCATTGGATGTTGAAGGAGTCCAAAGGATTGGTATTTGGGGACTAGGAGGAGTTGGCAAGACTACTCTGGTGAAGAACTTGAACAATGAGCTCAAGAAGGCTTCTACACAGCCTTTTGGCATTGTCATTTGGGCTACCGTTTCCAAGAATTTGGTCATTAAAAATGTCCAGAAACAAATAGCTGAAAGATTAAATTTGGCGGTGAAAATGGAAGAAAGCATGCAGAGAATGGCCAGTCGGCTTTATCAAAGGCTTGAGAACGAAGAAAAATTTCTACTCATTCTAGATGATGTTTGGGCTAAAATTGATTTAGACACTTTGGGTGTCCCAGGGCCTGAAGTTCATAAAGGTTGTAAGATCATATTGACTTCTCGACTTAAAGAGGTCTGTAGGACTATGACAACCGATGTTGAAATCAAAATGGATGTTTTAAATGATGGAGAATCTTGGCAATTGTTTTGTCAAAAGGCAGGGGATGTGGCTCATCTGGAAGAAATTAGACCATTAGCAGAAGCAATTGTTAAAGAATGTTGCAGATTACCACTAGCCATCATCACCGTGGGAGCTGCCTtgagaaaaaagacaaaggtCGAGTTGTGGAGGCATGCGTTAAAAGAGTTGCAAAGATCAGTGCCTTCTATAGAAGGAATTGAAGCTGAGGTCTATAAGCCGTTGAAGTTAAGTTACGATTCATTACAAGGTAACAACATAAAATCTTGTTTCTTATATTGCTGTCTATTTCCCGAGGACTTCGCAATTGAAATAAAGGAATTAGTACAATACTGGCGAGCAGAAGGTTTGATAGGTGAAGGACAGAATTGGGAGGATATGGACGAAGGAATTTctttgattgaaaatctgaaggACTCTTGTTTGTTGGAAGATGATCCCTTGACTAGCGGTGATGAGAAAACTGTGAAGATGCATGACGTTGTTCGGGACGTTGCTATATGGATTTCATCATCGTCTGAGGATGGATGTAAATCCCTTGTTCGTTCGGGGATTGGGTTGAGTGAGATTTCAGTTGGAgagttttcaaattcaaattctctcAATAGAGTTTCTTTCATGCATAACAACATAACAAGGCTACCAAATTGCATGATACAATGCTCAAAGGCCTCGGCTCTGCTACTCCAAGGCAATCGTGCTCTTGACACAATTCCTGAGAAATTCCTGCAAGAATTTGAAGCACTTAAGGTTTTGAATCTCAGTGGAACTAACGTATGGTCATTGCCTCATTCTCTGATTCAACTTAGAGATCTCCGTGTTCTTCTTCTGCGCAATTGCAATTATCTTAAAGAACTGCCCTCATTGGGAACGCTTAGTAAACTTCGAGAACTTGATCTTTCTACCACGTGTATCGCAAATTTGCCAAGGGGTATTGAAAACCTGAGTGAGCTAAGGCTTTTAAACTTAGCTGATACCATAAGACTGAAAAGCTTTCAACCTAGAATTTTATCCAAGTTGTCTTGTTTAGAAAGTCTATCTATGTGGAAAAGTGGCTTTCGTTTCCGTTTGAAGGGAGAGGAAGACGGACAGGCAACTTTTGAAGAGTTCAAATCATCCTTTAATCGATTACATTACTTAAACATCTCATTGAATGGAATCCCATGGGGCAAATCCGAAGATCTTTCTTGGATAAATGGAATAAGTCATCTTGAACTTCGTTTTTACCTAGCACAGGGAATGAGCGTCGTCCTAATTACAATTGATGAAAAAAGGTGTTCTATCCAGAATCTTAATCTTTTTCTCTCGCAAGAATGGATTGGGTGGTTCTGGGGTAATTCAAGTTCTCTGCAATTACGTGAGTGTACAGGACTACTTGAAATGCTTGAAGGCTTCATTGAAAGTGATGCCAGCTTTGCTGGTTTAAAGTCACTTTCTATTATAAAATGTCCAACCAGTTCTGGGCAGGGAAGAGGATGTGCTGCCTGCTGTGACGTACTACCAAACCTGGGGAAACTTCATCTCTATGATGTGGAAAACCTAAATAGCATTTCAGAGCTTGGGCTGAGATTTCATAGCCTAAAATCATTAGAAGTGTTCGACTGTTTTCAGATGAGATATGTTCTCTCCGGTGGTGACTTCATTCAGACTCTGCCAAACCTAGAAGTACTCAAGGTAAACAAATGCACGAACTTAGAGGAGCTCTTTAATATTGAATCAGGGCAAAATATGGCCCCATATCCTGTGGTTCCAAAGCTACGTATATTGGAATTGAAGCACCTTGGAGAATTAGTAACTCTTTGCAGACACGAGGAGACATGGCAGTGTCTAGAGGAGGTAGAAGTGTTCAACTGTTTAAAGATGAGATATGTTCTCTCCTGTGGTGACTTCATTCAGACTCTGCCAAACCTAGAAGTAATCAAGGTAAGCAATTGCTGGAACTTAGAGGAGCTCTTTAATATTGAATCAGGGCAGAATATGGCCCCAGATCCTGTGGTTCCAAAGCTACGGATATTGGAATTGAAGCGCCTTTACAAATTAGTAACTCTTTGCAGACACGAGGAGACATGGCCGTGTCTAGAGCAGGTAGAAGTGCTTGGGTGCGATCGCCTCAGAAGGCTGCCTCTTACTAACCAAAATGCAGGTAccataaaagaaataataggATATTCACGTTGGTGGGATGCTTTGGAGTGGGATGATGAccaaatcaaatcaagtttGCTGCCATTTTTCCATCCTCACGACTACTAA